A stretch of DNA from Bacillus sp. Marseille-Q1617:
CATATACAGGAATCAAGACAAATGCCAAATTCTCTACCGTTAGTCCCTCTAATAATAGATACGCTACCAGTAGTGCAGGGATTAAATACAAAGCCACGGTCACCAGGTAATCCCGAGTCTGGTTCTTGATCAAGCGCTTCTTAATAAAGTTAATGATTAGCGTGACAGGTATTCCCACTACTAAGTAAATAATGATTTCATAAAAGGTGATCGTCATAATGGATCCCACTATCATAGCAAGACTGTACTCTTCACCCTTCAAGAAAACATCTGATAACACAAGCAGGATAGCGGATAATGGAGCTGCAGCAGCTATTGATAATCCTAAAACAATGAACTTCTTCAAAACAAATTCCCCTTACATACCAAAATTTCCATTAAGTTCTTATAAAGATACAATAATACATATTTTGTATTATTGCACGGGCATAAAGCCTATCGGGAAAATTTACTAATTAAATATGACTGTAAAGCTAGGAACAAGCCTCCCACAGCCCAATATAAAGGAAGGGAAGCTGGTGCATGAAAAGAGAAAAAAATAATCATGATCGGTGATAGAAGACCAACCAGTTTCATTTGTTTTTGCTGTTCAACAGTCATTTGTTTCTGACTTACTTTAAATTGCAAGAAGTAAACTAAGCCTGCAATAAGGGTAACCCATATATCAGGTTGGCCCAAGTTGAACCACAAAAAAGTATGACTTGATATTTCTTGGGATTCACGTATTGCATAATACAATCCCATCAAAATAGGAAATTGAAGCAATAGAGGGAGGCACCCAAGGTTTAAAGGATTTACACCTCGTTGTTTATACAGTGCATATATATTCTGCTGCAGCTTTTGTTTCTCTTTTATATCAGTGGTCTCTTTTATTTTCTTTTGAATCTCTATAAGCTCAGGTTTAAGCTCATTCATTCTGATACCCATTTGTTTTTGGCTTTTCATCTGCTGAAGCATGAAAGGCAATAATACTAAACGAATTAGAATGGTTATAAACACCATTGCCAACCCGTAATTTCCCCCCAGCACATGAGCTGCTCCTTCAATAGCTGTAGAGAATGGACTGATAAAAAACTTGTTCAGCTGTCCGCCACCGCCTGTATCAGTTTGCTGGCACCCCGTTAAGATCAAAAACGTGAAAAATAACAAACTCCAAAACAATCTAACCTTCACTTTCAAAATCTATTCCTCCTTAAATGTTTAGTATAGGTTTAAGGAAAAATAGACTCTTCTTCATCAGGGTAGTTATGACGTTTGACAGCTTTGAATAACCAGCTAACGACAGGTACAGCCTTGCGATCTTTATATAATTGTAAGGTCAATTTAACATCTGCGAATTCAACATCACATCGTGAATCGGTAAAAGGGAAAGAAGATTTCGCCAGCCAACCCAGGAGGCATGTCAGTATAAAACTTAACAGTATAACTCCATATATTGAATAAACAGTTAACAAACTCGTATAATCGTTTACTAATTCAATCATAACAAACACCTCAGTTGGAAGACTCATATACATATACGGATTTAGGAAGAAAAGGTTTCATGAAGTATTATGGTTCATAACTTATCCCTCAGTCCCCTTGTAAGTCATTCGGTTCAGCCTTCTTCCTGTTTTGCTGTTCAAGGACATGTAATGGATCAAACCTGTAACTGCCATTTTCGTTTTATATAGAATAGAACTGCCAGTACCCTGTTTCGTCCATGACAGCAAATGAAAAGTCTCCAAATATAACTAGAGTTATAAAAAAACATGAAACAGCAAATTACAACAAGAATTAGTGCGGAATTCCGCAAGATACTCTTAATAAATACAAAATAATCCAATTTGTACAATAATTAGAAAGGTGGTACATTTTATAAGACTTTTATCAGGTGCATAAAGAACCATTTTTATCTTTTGAGAAGGACTTTAGTTAGTACTATCTGGTAAATAGTTGTTTATTAAAGATAAACATCTTGGAGGATGAACGATGACACAGTGGCTAAAAGAAGGGAAGAATTCCACGTACATTTTATTTCTGATCACATTTTTTACGACGTTGTTCAGTATGGGCGTCTCATTATTAAATGAAATGGGGAGAAAAGAAATCAATGCTTTGACTGGGCTTGTGGAGAAAGATGGTCCTCCTGCCATTGCTTTGATTGGGGTAGTGGTCGTATTCTTTCTGCTTGGTATCTTGATCCAAATCTTTTTCAGCAGCTTGGTACTCCACTTGATTGCCAAGTTTTTATTTAGGATACCGATTACGTTCCAGGTCTTTTACCGCATCTTTCTAATTTTCATTTCGTTCTTATCTTTAAGTCTGCTGTGGCAAATCTTCTTATACAATAATAACTTTGACACATTTTTGGTTGCTACTAATCCTCTTATTTTAATAGGTATGGTTATTTTATTTATTTTAATAAGAGCGGTAGTCAATATAAATCAGGTTAAACCTCTTCTTTTCACATTGTTCTGCTATGGTAATTATGTATTTTTTACAACACTATCACTAGGGGGAATTTAAAATGAATCATGTATTAAAAATGAACACAATCAATAAGAAAGATTTATTGGGTACTCTTATGCTTTTAGGGACAATGCTTGCAATTGCGGCATCTGCTCAAATGGGTGTGGAATATGACATCCATAAGATCGTTCCTGGAATTTCCACTGCAGCTGCACTGGTAGGTTTGCAAAGAGCTTATAAAGCTTATAAAGCAGGGAAAGGTTTAAGAAAAGCATTAGCGGTTGTATTTGGTTGGAATGTAGTAGGTTTACTTGTTAGCTGGCTTGGCGACTGGGCTATTGGATATCTATTGAAGAACCACATTACTACATTAGCTAATTACTAAGTTAACCAAATATAGCAGATAAATAATAATGTGAAGAGAAGGGTTTAATATATACAGTATTCCCCCCATGAAAGAAGAATGATAGATTCTGAGTTCATTCATAATCTATAAGCACAACACGTATACTTCGATTTTTTATAATACCGGGTATGAGGCCCAAGTGGCTGAAGAGTTTTTTTGGCAAGTTGAGAAGATGAAATTTTAATGTACTCTCCTATGGCAGTGAGGCGCAGGCGAGGACAGAAAAATAAAACCCTTTTTCTTAACAGAGGGTGAACGTTAGCTGATAAATAGTTCTAGTATCACTTAGAAAACGTCTTGGAGGATGAACGATGACACTTTGGCTTAAAGAAGGGAAAAATTCCACGTACATTTTATTTCTGATCACATTTCTAACCACGTTGTTCAGTATGGGCGTCTCATTATTAAATGAAATGGGGAGAAAAGAAATCAATGCCTTGACTGGGCTCGTAGAAAAAGACGGCGCTCCTGCGATTGCATTGATTGGGGTTGTGGTTGTATTCTTTCTGCTTGGTATCCTGATCCAAATCTTCTTCAGCAGCTTGGTCTTGCACTTGATTGCTAAGTTTTTATTTAGAATACCTGTTACTTTCCAGGTATTTTATCGTATCTTCTTGATTTTCATTTCATTCTTGTCACTAAGTTTGCTGTGGCAAATCTTCTTATACAATAACAACTTTGACACATTTTTGGTTGCTACTAATCCTCTTATTTTAATAGGTATGGTCATACTATTTATTTTATTAAGAGCGGTAGTCAATATAAATCAGGTTAAACCTCTTCTTTTCACATTGTTCTGCTATGGTAATTATGTGTTTTTCACGACGTTATCACTAGGGGGAATTTAAAAAATGAATCACGTATTGAAGCTTGAAACGATTAATAAGAAAGATTTACTGGGTACTTTGATCCTCTTGGGCGCCATGGTTGCAATTGCAGCATCAGCTCAAATGGGTATCGAATTTGACATCCATAAAATTGTCCCGGGAATCTCGTATGCTGCAGCAGCGGTTGGGCTGCATAGAGCATATAAGGCTTATAAGGCAGGAAAAGGTGTAAGAAAAGCGATAGCACTTGTATTTGGTTGGAGTGTAGTAGGATTTCTTGTAAGCTGGCTTGGCGACTGGGCTGTTGGATATCTACTAAGAAACCATATTGATGTATTAGCTAGTTACTAATTAATAATATGGCTGGCAGATAAAATAATGGTGTGAAAAGAAGGGTTTAATATATAGTATTCCCCATTCGAAGAGGTT
This window harbors:
- the yidC gene encoding membrane protein insertase YidC is translated as MKVRLFWSLLFFTFLILTGCQQTDTGGGGQLNKFFISPFSTAIEGAAHVLGGNYGLAMVFITILIRLVLLPFMLQQMKSQKQMGIRMNELKPELIEIQKKIKETTDIKEKQKLQQNIYALYKQRGVNPLNLGCLPLLLQFPILMGLYYAIRESQEISSHTFLWFNLGQPDIWVTLIAGLVYFLQFKVSQKQMTVEQQKQMKLVGLLSPIMIIFFSFHAPASLPLYWAVGGLFLALQSYLISKFSR